Within bacterium, the genomic segment GATATTGGACATTGGAAATTGGACATTTTTTTGACATTTGAACTTGGGATTTGGGATTTATTATAGAATGGATGAATTTTAAAACAGCCAAACATATAAAATACGATATACTGAATAGTTACATTAAATTTTAAAGAAAAGACAAAATTCTTGCAATCTTTGGATAATTATGATAAAATTAAGATTATGGAAGATATTAATGAAAGCATAATAGCATCACAGGCAATTACAGAAAAAATCTTGTCTTTAATGGGAATATCTGCAAATGTCCTATCGCAAAAAGAAGGGGCTAATATTGTCGCGGTAATCAAAAGCAATGATGCAGGTTTATTGATTGGAAAGGATGGAAAATGCCTTAATGCCCTTCAAGAGATTGCACAGGCAATATTCTTCAAAAAGACAGGTCTTAAAAAAAGGTTGGTATTGGATATTAACGATTATCGCAAAAGAAGAAAGGATAGCATTGTAAAATCTGCAAGCGAGGCGGCAAATAAGGCATTTACAACAAAGGAAGAGGTGGTAATTCCTCCAATGCCTCCTTATGAAAGATATATTGTCCATTCATTTCTCCAGAGTGATCACCGGGTAACCACAATGAGCCAGGGCGAAGGAGGTAATAGATGCGTCGTGGTTATTCCAAATGCCTGATACCTTCTTAAAACCTTCTGATTTCTTCCATAACAAAATCTGCTGTTTTCTGGTAGTCTTTAAGGTCTAATTTTTCTGGAAAAATGGGCTTTCCTATTATAATGCTTACCTTCTTTGGCTTTATAAAAAATTCTCCAATCCCAAGTGC encodes:
- a CDS encoding R3H domain-containing nucleic acid-binding protein, translating into MEDINESIIASQAITEKILSLMGISANVLSQKEGANIVAVIKSNDAGLLIGKDGKCLNALQEIAQAIFFKKTGLKKRLVLDINDYRKRRKDSIVKSASEAANKAFTTKEEVVIPPMPPYERYIVHSFLQSDHRVTTMSQGEGGNRCVVVIPNA